Proteins co-encoded in one Prevotella sp. E13-27 genomic window:
- a CDS encoding two-component regulator propeller domain-containing protein, producing the protein MKKVLIFLCLLLVTVSVAARDDYRYRKLTMSEGLASNTVRNIVQDDYGYLWFGTDNGLCRYDGHRIQTYRITTNIINQYVSSLVISGDILFVGTDEGVFSFSLKDSRFERLSADIMSTVTHLAIDHDQQLWVATANNGVYCHSMKTGQTRHYARAATNNHVDFIMADSENRIWTISNANPMSVQRLNRLHDAFEAVALQSDVPYNGLCMLESRDRHIYLGTWTNGLMQMHADGSLKQVINPQLSGEGFHIHTLFQFADDQIYIGCDDGLLCYNPITGETVNMFRKQGISDRFVYSIATDKERGLWVGTFYGGVNYFSPVGDRFMSYTKQDGLSGNVISRFCEDGEGTVWMASDDGGLMRFLPAEKRFVSYPHQKELSALNVHALALKGNQLWIGTYSSGVYVLNIATGQLRHYGHDGKPNSISDYSSYAIHHDSHGRTWIGGMRVFTLYRQDTDDFKKVIDINSIIIDIDEDADGSLWMSTQGEGLWHYSPDKHQQKVYHHSADDPHSLPDDQVNCALIDAAGRLWVGTMNGLCYYDVTHDSFEIVELDDQPVNVMGIVEQSGSLWLSTEHGLLRYEPKETKLAVHHFTLGDGLVSEQFIQNSCMKASDDRLYFGATNGFNTFYPYNIKVNNSETPVYITSLEVLNRQERTVEGYPLDLSFISNIDFDYADARMLSFSFVSLSYCSPGKNHYAYKLEGFDTEWNYVGTQHKATYTNLPAGTYTLRVKATNNDGVWSSKEAQLKITVYPPLWWSWWARLLYLLIIAALIWYYVHMRLLRAENRHQRELQRVREQNENESREARLNYFTMIAHEIRTPVSLIIAPLEKLKNNLSTSIQGSDNSLSQLDIIDRNAHRLLDLVNQLLDFRKVEQQSLIMHFASHNVSSLIHSVSERFEPTFEQGGKQFTTVYPPERLSAIIDRESIIKVISNLLTNANKYSKSKVELRCTIDPDETHFRIEVTDDGIGIRPEDRQRIFAPFYQAEGNKPGTGIGLSIVKRIVDLHHGTIDVDSELGKGSTFRIMLPIQQEVDLTEEKVVNTLPIGDTEVSSVNTANDAALQSADDGQTDKESASATSYMLIVDDNEDMVKFLYDHFSHYYRVLTALDGVEALSLLSKHEISIIVSDWMMPRMDGQELCRRVRLNPLTSHIPFLMLTAKTDNKSKIEGMNIGADVYIEKPFSVEYLEACIANILLMRRRLMQKVSSEPLEGLAQIGTTQVDSELLTKMNEIIEENVANANLNVNFLAEQLGISRSGLFAKIKSLTDITPNEMITVVRLKRAAILLQEGKYLVSEVGYMVGFSSPSYFSKCFQKQFGVKPGDYVKKSSLA; encoded by the coding sequence ATGAAGAAAGTACTGATTTTTTTATGTTTGCTGTTAGTTACAGTCTCTGTAGCAGCCCGCGATGACTATCGCTACCGAAAACTGACCATGAGCGAGGGTCTGGCATCCAATACTGTTCGCAACATTGTGCAGGATGACTACGGCTATCTGTGGTTCGGTACAGATAATGGCCTCTGCCGATATGACGGTCATCGCATCCAGACCTACCGTATCACAACAAATATAATTAATCAATATGTGTCATCGCTGGTCATCAGCGGTGACATACTCTTTGTTGGTACTGATGAAGGTGTGTTCAGTTTCTCGCTTAAGGACAGCCGCTTTGAGCGCCTCTCAGCTGATATCATGTCAACAGTTACTCACCTTGCCATTGATCACGACCAGCAGCTCTGGGTGGCAACGGCCAACAATGGCGTTTATTGTCACTCGATGAAGACCGGACAGACGCGTCACTATGCTCGTGCTGCAACAAATAATCATGTTGACTTTATCATGGCTGACAGTGAGAACCGTATATGGACTATCAGCAATGCCAATCCTATGTCAGTGCAACGGCTAAACCGTCTGCATGATGCTTTCGAAGCCGTAGCCTTACAGTCTGATGTGCCTTACAATGGTCTGTGTATGCTCGAGAGCCGTGATCGCCACATCTATCTCGGTACATGGACTAATGGACTGATGCAGATGCATGCTGATGGTAGTCTGAAGCAGGTTATCAATCCGCAGCTCAGTGGTGAGGGCTTCCACATTCATACGCTTTTCCAGTTTGCTGATGACCAGATCTATATTGGGTGCGACGACGGCCTCTTGTGCTACAATCCCATAACAGGCGAAACAGTAAACATGTTCCGTAAACAAGGCATTAGCGACCGCTTTGTCTATTCTATAGCCACTGACAAGGAACGAGGCCTATGGGTAGGCACGTTCTATGGCGGTGTGAACTATTTCTCGCCTGTTGGTGACCGCTTCATGTCCTACACTAAGCAGGATGGACTCTCTGGCAATGTCATCTCGCGTTTCTGTGAGGATGGTGAAGGAACGGTCTGGATGGCCAGTGACGACGGTGGTCTTATGCGTTTCCTGCCTGCCGAGAAGCGCTTTGTCAGTTATCCTCACCAAAAGGAGTTGTCTGCTCTCAATGTCCATGCCCTCGCACTCAAAGGCAATCAGCTCTGGATAGGTACTTACTCTAGTGGTGTATATGTCTTGAACATCGCTACCGGACAGTTGCGCCACTATGGGCATGACGGCAAACCGAACAGCATCAGTGATTACAGCTCCTATGCAATACATCACGACAGTCATGGCCGTACATGGATTGGTGGTATGCGTGTTTTCACGCTCTATAGGCAAGATACTGACGACTTTAAAAAAGTAATAGATATAAACTCCATAATCATTGACATCGATGAAGATGCTGATGGATCGCTTTGGATGTCAACACAAGGCGAAGGCCTGTGGCACTATTCGCCCGACAAACATCAGCAGAAGGTCTATCATCACAGCGCAGACGACCCCCATTCACTGCCAGATGATCAGGTCAACTGTGCACTGATTGATGCCGCAGGCCGGTTGTGGGTGGGCACCATGAATGGGCTTTGCTATTATGATGTAACCCATGACAGCTTCGAAATAGTCGAGCTGGACGATCAGCCAGTCAATGTGATGGGCATTGTCGAGCAGTCAGGCTCGTTATGGCTCTCTACTGAGCACGGACTGTTGCGCTATGAACCCAAAGAAACTAAATTGGCTGTACACCATTTCACGCTTGGGGATGGGCTTGTCAGTGAACAGTTCATTCAGAACTCTTGTATGAAGGCAAGCGATGACCGTCTCTATTTCGGTGCTACTAACGGCTTCAACACATTCTACCCTTATAATATTAAGGTCAATAATTCTGAGACACCAGTATATATTACTTCCCTTGAGGTGCTCAACCGTCAGGAGCGAACGGTTGAAGGCTATCCGCTCGATCTTTCGTTCATCAGTAATATAGATTTCGACTATGCAGATGCGCGTATGCTCAGCTTCTCATTTGTGTCACTGAGCTACTGCTCACCAGGGAAGAATCACTATGCCTACAAACTTGAAGGCTTTGATACCGAATGGAACTATGTTGGCACACAGCATAAGGCAACCTATACCAACCTTCCCGCTGGCACCTATACGCTGCGAGTAAAGGCAACGAATAACGATGGCGTATGGTCGTCTAAAGAGGCACAGCTGAAGATTACTGTCTATCCACCGTTGTGGTGGAGCTGGTGGGCGCGTCTGCTCTATCTGCTGATCATTGCTGCACTCATCTGGTATTACGTCCATATGCGCCTATTGCGTGCCGAGAACCGCCATCAGCGAGAACTGCAGAGAGTGAGAGAGCAGAATGAAAACGAGAGCCGTGAAGCACGCCTGAATTATTTCACCATGATTGCTCATGAGATCCGCACACCAGTATCCCTCATAATTGCACCTCTCGAGAAACTTAAGAACAATCTTTCCACATCCATACAGGGCAGCGACAACAGCCTCTCACAGCTCGACATCATCGACCGTAATGCACACCGCCTACTCGATCTCGTCAACCAGCTCCTCGACTTCCGTAAGGTGGAACAACAGAGCCTCATCATGCATTTTGCCTCACATAACGTCAGTTCGCTGATACACAGCGTCAGCGAACGTTTCGAACCTACGTTCGAACAAGGCGGAAAACAGTTTACCACCGTCTATCCACCAGAGCGCCTCTCAGCCATTATTGATCGTGAGAGTATCATTAAGGTTATTAGCAATCTGCTCACCAATGCCAACAAATATTCAAAGTCTAAGGTAGAGCTACGATGTACCATAGACCCTGACGAGACACACTTCCGTATAGAGGTAACAGACGATGGTATAGGCATACGTCCTGAAGACCGCCAGCGAATTTTCGCACCGTTTTATCAGGCAGAGGGCAACAAACCTGGAACAGGAATCGGACTTAGCATAGTCAAACGCATTGTCGACCTCCATCACGGAACGATTGATGTTGATTCGGAGTTGGGTAAGGGCTCCACCTTCCGAATTATGCTCCCCATTCAGCAAGAAGTGGATCTGACAGAAGAGAAAGTTGTGAACACTTTGCCGATTGGCGATACTGAGGTCTCTTCAGTCAACACTGCCAATGACGCTGCTCTGCAATCAGCTGATGACGGACAGACCGACAAAGAGTCTGCCAGTGCTACTTCCTATATGCTCATCGTCGATGACAATGAAGACATGGTTAAGTTCCTCTACGACCATTTCAGCCATTATTACCGTGTGCTCACTGCCCTCGACGGTGTAGAAGCACTATCACTGCTCAGCAAGCATGAGATAAGCATAATCGTTAGCGACTGGATGATGCCCCGCATGGATGGTCAGGAATTGTGCCGAAGAGTGCGCCTTAATCCACTCACCAGCCACATACCGTTCCTTATGCTAACAGCTAAGACAGACAATAAGTCGAAGATAGAAGGCATGAATATCGGGGCCGATGTGTATATAGAGAAACCGTTCTCTGTGGAATATCTTGAGGCATGCATTGCTAACATCTTGCTTATGCGCCGCCGACTCATGCAGAAGGTCAGCTCTGAACCATTGGAAGGTTTGGCTCAGATAGGTACCACACAGGTGGACAGCGAGCTGCTGACGAAGATGAACGAGATTATTGAGGAGAACGTGGCAAACGCAAACCTCAATGTTAATTTCCTTGCTGAGCAACTTGGTATAAGTCGCAGCGGACTCTTCGCCAAGATAAAGTCGCTCACAGACATAACACCCAACGAGATGATTACTGTTGTACGTCTCAAGCGTGCCGCCATCCTCCTTCAGGAGGGAAAATACCTTGTGAGCGAGGTCGGTTACATGGTAGGCTTCTCCAGTCCGTCTTATTTCTCCAAGTGTTTCCAAAAACAGTTCGGCGTTAAGCCGGGAGACTATGTGAAAAAGTCGTCTCTTGCTTAA
- a CDS encoding sodium-dependent transporter, with protein MTHNNTKAERTGFGSKIGIILATAGSAVGLGNVWRFPYMTGENGGAAFLLVYIACILLLGLPGMISEFIVGRRAQANAARAYDNLSGERPWRFVGYLGIFTATIILGFYAVVAGWCLQYLYASLLGHVQGSADYAQTYFQQFASHPVKPVMWALAFIIITHMVVVRGVRKGIERASKFLMPILLILLVILVIASCSLPNAWKGVEFLFKPDFSKLNSHVFLEALGQAFFSLSLGTACLCTYASYFKRDTNLLGSAAQISVLDTLIAILSGLMIFPAAASVGINPDSGPSLIFITLPNVFQQAFGAIPVVEYVVSIMFYALLVFAALTSTISMHEIGTAFFTEEMHMKRRNASFVITLTASCISVFCAWSVGAWDSLKIMGLSLMDFCDRLTANILLPLGGMLTCIFVGWFIPRKIVFEEFTNQGSINANLFLLFVFTVRYICPIGIVLVFLHQLGII; from the coding sequence TTGACACACAACAACACAAAAGCCGAACGCACAGGCTTCGGCAGTAAGATAGGCATCATACTTGCCACAGCAGGCTCAGCCGTAGGCTTGGGCAATGTGTGGCGTTTCCCTTATATGACGGGAGAGAACGGCGGAGCCGCTTTCCTCTTGGTTTACATTGCCTGCATACTCCTGCTTGGGTTGCCAGGCATGATAAGTGAATTCATCGTAGGCCGTCGCGCACAAGCAAATGCTGCGCGCGCCTACGATAATCTTTCAGGAGAACGTCCATGGCGTTTTGTTGGCTATCTCGGCATTTTCACTGCCACGATAATCCTCGGCTTCTATGCAGTGGTGGCTGGTTGGTGTCTGCAGTATCTTTATGCCTCATTGTTGGGTCACGTTCAAGGGTCGGCAGACTATGCCCAGACCTACTTCCAGCAATTTGCTTCCCATCCAGTGAAACCTGTCATGTGGGCATTAGCTTTCATCATCATCACCCATATGGTAGTGGTGCGCGGCGTGAGGAAAGGCATTGAGCGAGCATCGAAATTCTTGATGCCCATACTGCTCATATTGCTCGTCATACTTGTCATCGCCTCTTGTTCACTACCTAATGCTTGGAAAGGTGTGGAGTTTCTTTTCAAGCCCGACTTTTCAAAACTAAACAGTCATGTTTTCCTTGAAGCGTTAGGACAAGCATTCTTCTCACTATCGTTAGGCACTGCCTGTCTGTGCACCTATGCAAGCTACTTCAAGCGCGACACCAATCTGCTCGGCTCCGCAGCCCAGATTTCAGTGCTCGACACGTTAATTGCCATACTCTCGGGACTCATGATCTTCCCTGCAGCGGCATCGGTAGGCATCAACCCTGACAGTGGTCCTTCACTCATATTCATCACCCTGCCAAACGTCTTCCAGCAGGCATTCGGTGCGATACCCGTTGTGGAGTATGTAGTAAGCATCATGTTCTATGCCCTTCTGGTCTTTGCCGCACTGACCAGCACCATCTCCATGCACGAGATAGGCACAGCCTTCTTCACCGAGGAGATGCACATGAAACGTCGTAATGCTTCCTTTGTCATCACACTCACGGCATCATGTATCAGCGTGTTCTGCGCATGGTCTGTTGGAGCATGGGATAGTTTGAAGATTATGGGACTGTCGCTGATGGACTTCTGCGACCGGCTCACGGCAAACATTCTTCTTCCACTTGGCGGCATGTTGACATGCATCTTCGTAGGATGGTTCATTCCCCGCAAGATTGTCTTCGAGGAATTTACCAACCAAGGCTCGATTAACGCCAATCTGTTCTTGCTGTTTGTCTTTACCGTGCGCTACATATGTCCTATCGGCATAGTGCTGGTATTCCTGCATCAGCTGGGCATCATTTAA
- a CDS encoding DUF2264 domain-containing protein, translating into MKRLTIIIATVFFLLPLSAKKKTAPQPTDRQYWCEQAWKMAQPVLENMAKGELQKNMKTEFSPSFDNRNRKVVYMETFGRLMAGIAPWLALPDTLPLNATAADKDELEKRQQLRQWALASYKNSVDPQSPDYLVWGASGQNLVDAAYIAESFIRAYDALWMPLDNVTKQRYLTEFKKLRKIEPPYTNWFLFSSVIESFIAKAAGLNEYDDYRVMTTVRKVEEWYVGDGWYADGPVFAFDYYSSYVFHAMYLETLQNMLDARANTRLEYPKYYQRALKRAQKFAIILERFISPEGTFPVIGRSTPYRMAALQPLALMAWYQKLPKDLSNGQVRAALTKVMHRMYDEQNNYNDGGFLTIGFCGHQPETADWYTNNGSLYMTSLSLMPLGLPADHPFWTDKAEPWTQVKAWGGQPFPKDHRWGDDITTKDRW; encoded by the coding sequence ATGAAAAGACTGACAATCATTATTGCAACAGTATTCTTCTTGCTACCTCTCTCAGCAAAGAAGAAAACTGCGCCACAGCCCACCGACCGTCAGTATTGGTGCGAGCAGGCATGGAAGATGGCACAGCCTGTGTTAGAGAACATGGCTAAGGGCGAGCTTCAGAAAAACATGAAGACCGAGTTCTCGCCCTCTTTCGACAACCGCAACCGTAAGGTCGTCTATATGGAGACCTTCGGACGACTCATGGCAGGCATAGCTCCCTGGCTCGCTCTGCCCGACACATTGCCCTTGAACGCCACTGCTGCCGACAAGGATGAGTTGGAGAAGCGCCAACAGTTGCGACAGTGGGCACTTGCCTCCTATAAGAATAGCGTCGATCCCCAGTCACCCGACTACCTCGTGTGGGGAGCCTCAGGCCAGAACCTCGTCGATGCAGCATATATCGCTGAGTCCTTCATCCGCGCCTACGATGCACTATGGATGCCGCTCGACAATGTGACTAAACAGCGCTATCTGACAGAGTTTAAGAAGCTCCGCAAGATAGAGCCACCTTACACCAACTGGTTCCTCTTCTCCTCAGTCATAGAGAGCTTCATCGCCAAGGCCGCCGGTCTCAATGAATATGACGACTACCGCGTCATGACCACCGTGCGCAAGGTAGAAGAGTGGTACGTAGGCGACGGATGGTATGCCGATGGACCTGTTTTCGCCTTCGACTACTACTCCAGCTACGTGTTCCATGCCATGTATCTCGAAACACTGCAGAACATGCTCGACGCACGTGCCAACACACGACTCGAATACCCCAAATATTACCAGCGCGCCTTAAAGCGAGCACAGAAGTTCGCCATCATCCTCGAGCGATTCATCTCCCCTGAAGGCACCTTCCCCGTCATCGGACGCTCTACGCCTTATCGCATGGCAGCCTTGCAGCCACTTGCACTCATGGCTTGGTATCAGAAACTGCCAAAAGACCTGTCAAACGGACAGGTGCGTGCAGCTCTTACAAAGGTCATGCACCGCATGTATGACGAGCAGAACAACTACAACGACGGCGGCTTCCTCACCATTGGATTCTGTGGACACCAGCCAGAGACAGCCGACTGGTACACCAACAACGGCTCACTATACATGACATCATTGTCACTGATGCCACTCGGACTGCCTGCCGACCATCCCTTCTGGACCGACAAGGCTGAGCCCTGGACACAGGTGAAGGCGTGGGGAGGTCAGCCCTTCCCCAAAGATCACCGCTGGGGTGACGACATCACCACAAAAGACCGTTGGTGA
- a CDS encoding DUF6055 domain-containing protein: MKTRIILLLSLLQTTVLGALAQSSDTLWVSYDNRFKPFNSISIKGSDSVEVTVSAFKVYTNGSASTRTYSTLFSNDEANLMFSKDRYLLKPQTYSGTDYQNDKATTGYNFAHHVESEHFAVFWDVRYGNDPKNIKHPDNGSIANAYDVLAIAEKCWDCYVTDLGFVVPGTSTTDRLKIQLYIPYQSDWRADAAGDNGQDANGTWGFTGIGHFNPWAATARGGHTVAHEVGHTFQYLVSADLGTDANNHYDRGWRWGWGGGNDNGWWESCADWQAYQIFPDRQFTDGEYFEQHLAKHYLNLLHEDWRYACCYIHDWWAMLHGRRFIGLMWRESQPYEDPIQVYKRINNLSQEQFNNELMEGYMRMATWDIDGVRDRAKHRIGQHKKYISAVSGQSGTYTTSPATCIQNYGYHITNMSLPVAGTTVKATFTGLTDATGYRYVNKDKAGWRYAFVALQSNGTRTYGEVKSDKEGVAELTIPENCTNLFFVVMGAPTEHWSHPWTSGKASTDWPQNDEQWPYQVKFEKTNPK; this comes from the coding sequence ATGAAAACAAGAATAATACTACTTCTCTCACTACTTCAAACGACAGTCCTCGGTGCCTTGGCGCAGAGCAGCGACACGCTGTGGGTTAGCTACGACAACCGCTTCAAGCCGTTCAACTCAATATCAATCAAAGGCTCCGACTCCGTAGAGGTCACAGTATCGGCATTCAAGGTCTATACTAACGGCAGTGCATCAACACGCACCTACTCCACACTATTCAGCAACGACGAGGCGAACCTCATGTTCTCAAAAGACCGCTATCTGCTGAAGCCTCAGACCTACAGCGGCACAGACTATCAAAACGACAAGGCAACCACAGGCTATAATTTCGCCCATCATGTGGAGAGCGAGCACTTCGCTGTGTTCTGGGATGTGCGCTACGGTAACGACCCCAAAAACATCAAGCACCCCGACAATGGCAGCATAGCCAACGCCTACGACGTGCTGGCAATAGCCGAGAAGTGCTGGGACTGCTATGTCACCGACCTCGGGTTCGTCGTTCCCGGAACATCAACAACTGACCGACTGAAAATTCAGCTGTATATACCCTATCAGTCAGATTGGCGAGCCGATGCCGCCGGCGACAACGGACAGGATGCCAACGGCACATGGGGCTTTACAGGCATAGGTCATTTCAACCCCTGGGCAGCCACGGCACGCGGTGGCCACACCGTCGCCCATGAGGTAGGCCACACCTTCCAGTATCTTGTTTCTGCCGACCTCGGTACAGATGCTAACAACCACTACGACCGCGGATGGCGATGGGGCTGGGGCGGAGGCAACGACAACGGATGGTGGGAGAGCTGTGCCGACTGGCAGGCATACCAGATATTCCCCGACCGTCAGTTTACCGATGGCGAATATTTTGAGCAGCATCTTGCCAAACACTATCTCAACCTCCTTCACGAAGACTGGCGCTATGCCTGCTGCTATATCCACGACTGGTGGGCTATGCTCCACGGACGCAGATTCATCGGCCTGATGTGGCGCGAGTCACAGCCCTACGAAGACCCCATACAGGTATATAAGCGCATCAACAACCTCTCACAAGAGCAGTTCAACAACGAACTGATGGAAGGCTATATGCGCATGGCAACATGGGATATAGATGGTGTTCGCGACCGCGCCAAGCACCGCATCGGACAGCACAAGAAATACATCTCGGCAGTAAGCGGACAGTCAGGCACCTACACCACCTCGCCCGCAACCTGCATCCAGAACTACGGCTACCACATCACCAATATGTCACTGCCCGTTGCCGGCACCACTGTAAAAGCCACCTTCACCGGACTCACCGATGCCACCGGCTATCGCTATGTAAACAAAGACAAGGCAGGATGGCGCTACGCCTTCGTAGCACTGCAGAGCAACGGCACACGCACCTATGGTGAGGTGAAGTCCGACAAAGAAGGTGTGGCAGAGCTCACCATTCCCGAAAACTGCACTAACCTCTTCTTCGTCGTCATGGGAGCACCTACAGAGCACTGGTCTCACCCCTGGACATCAGGCAAAGCATCAACAGACTGGCCACAGAACGACGAACAGTGGCCATACCAAGTGAAATTCGAAAAAACTAATCCAAAATGA